A single window of Zea mays cultivar B73 chromosome 10, Zm-B73-REFERENCE-NAM-5.0, whole genome shotgun sequence DNA harbors:
- the LOC103641937 gene encoding putative ABC transporter C family member 15: protein MEEWQEIYSPCFWMGTFALIELIFIMSILAQFLFRKFRCWIQRLKGAAPESNKQHQEHKIIAIKLGISYKACIACCLLILGSHVLRAVFLQLHERISDCKYPPFILCEGLQVLSWIILSLLVFSFQKTNSAKLPMVIRSWWIFNFLQSATTVVIDLRSILATHGDIGFKEWIDMFMLVVCIYLFAISAGGKTGITFTDSSVTEPLLNPSVGQQAEAKRTCPYGKANILELVTFSWMNPVFSIGYKKPLEKNAVPDVDGKDAAEFLSDSFKNVIDDVEHSYGLSTSSIYRAMFIFIRRKAIINAGFAVLSASASYVGPSLINDLVKFLGGQRQYGLKRGYILAVAFLSAKVVETISQRQWIFGARQLGMRLRAALISHIYQKGLHLSCSSRQKHTSGEIINYMSVDIQRITDVIWYINYIWMLPIQLSLAVYILHTNLGVGAWAGLAATLAIMACNIPLTKMQKRLQAKIMVAKDNRMKATTEVLRSMKILKLQAWDMKYLHKLKTLRGEEYNWLWRSVRLSALTTFIFWGSPAFISSITFGSWILLGVPLTAGTVLSALATFRMLQDLIFTLPDLLSVFAQGKVSADRVAKYLEEEELKCDAVTQVPRNDTDFDVKIDHGIFSWELETTSPTLTDVELKVKRGMKVAICGMVGSGKSSLLSCILGEMPKLDGTVRVSGRKAYVPQTAWILSGNIRENILFGNTHDEEKYKKIIQSCALTKDLELFANGDLTEIGERGINMSGGQKQRIQIARSVYEDADIYLFDDPFSAVDAHTGSQLFKDCVMGILKDKTVLYVTHQVEFLPAADLILVMQDGKIVQKGKFNELLQQNIGFEAIAGAHSQALESVINVECSSRIPPDNKKSADSEDEFDTENEIDDQLQGITKQESTHDVSQDISDKGRLTQEEEREKGGIGKKVYWTYLRAVHGGALVPVTIAAQSFFQIFQVASNYWMAWASPPTTATTPTVGLGLLFSVYIALSMGSALCVLSRSLLVSLIGLLTSEKFFKDMLHCILHAPMSFFDSTPTGRILNRASNDQSVLDLEIANKLGWCVFSIIQILGTIGVMSQVAWPVFAIFVPVTVVCFLCQRYYIPTARELARLSQIQRAPILHHFAESLAGASSIRAYAQKDRFRKANIGLIDNHSRPWFHNISSMEWLSFRLNILSNFVFAFSLTLLVSLPEGFINPSIAGLAVTYALNLNSQLASIIWNICNTENKMISVERIMQYSRIPTEAPIIVNHYRPPNSWPDAGTIHISSLEVRYVEHLPSILRNISCTIPGRKKVGIVGRTGSGKSTFIQALFRIVEPRGGTIEIDNVDILKIGLHDLRGRLSIIPQDPTMFEGTVRGNLDPLNEYPDHRVWEILDKCQLGDIVRRNPKKLDSIVVENGENWSVGQRQLFCLGRVLLKRSNVLVLDEATASVDSSTDAIIQKTIREEFRKCTVLTIAHRIHTVIDSDLILVFSEGRVIEYDTPTKLLENETSEFSKLIKEYSGQSHGFSGTTNN from the exons ATGGAAGAATGGCAAGAGATATACTCACCTTGCTTCTGGATGGGCACTTTTGCACTGATAGAGTTGATATTCATCATGagtatattggctcaatttctGTTCAGGAAATTTAGATGCTGGATACAGAGGCTAAAGGGTGCAGCTCCTGAAAGCAATAAACAACATCAGGAACATAAGATTATTGCTATAAAGCTGGGTATCTCATATAAAGCTTGCATAGCTTGTTGTCTGCTTATACTAGGCAGTCATGTCCTGAGGGCAGTATTTCTACAGTTACATGAAAGAATAAGTGACTGCAAGTATCCACCCTTTATTCTTTGTGAAGGTTTGCAGGTGCTATCGTGGATAATATTGTCACTACTAGTATTCAGTTTTCAGAAAACAAATTCTGCAAAACTTCCAATGGTAATTCGGTCCTGGTGGATATTTAACTTCCTACAATCAGCTACCACTGTTGTAATTGATCTCAGGTCAATTTTGGCAACCCATGGCGATATAGGATTTAAAGAATGGATTGATATGTTCATGCTTGTTGTTTGCATTTACCTGTTTGCGATTTCAGCTGGAGGAAAAACAGGAATCACATTCACAGACAGCAGTGTAACAGAGCCACTATTGAATCCATCTGTGGGACAGCAGGCAGAAGCCAAACGAACATGTCCATATGGAAAAGCAAATATTCTTGAACTTGTCACCTTCTCTTGGATGAACCCTGTGTTTTCTATTGGATACAAGAAACCTCTAGAGAAGAATGCGGTGCCAGATGTTGATGGAAAAGATGCTGCTGAGTTTCTGTCTGATTCATTTAAAAATGTCATAGATGATGTTGAACACAGTTATGGTTTAAGTACTTCATCGATCTATAGAGCAATGTTTATATTTATAAGACGGAAAGCAATTATCAACGCAGGATTTGCAGTTTTAAGTGCCAGCGCATCCTATGTTGGACCCTCACTGATTAATGATTTGGTGAAATTCCTTGGAGGACAGAGGcaatatggattgaaaagaggttATATTCTCGCAGTTGCTTTTCTAAGTGCCAAAGTTGTGGAGACCATATCACAGAGGCAGTGGATTTTTGGAGCTCGACAGCTTGGCATGCGGTTGCGAGCTGCTTTGATATCCCACATCTATCAAAAGGGTCTTCACTTATCCTGCAGTTCAAGGCAGAAGCATACAAGTGGAGAGATCATAAACTACATGAGTGTAGATATACAAAGGATAACTGATGTTATATGGTATATAAACTACATCTGGATGCTACCCATTCAGCTTTCTCTAGCTGTCTATATCCTTCATACAAACTTAGGGGTCGGGGCCTGGGCTGGTTTAGCGGCAACACTGGCAATAATGGCTTGTAATATTCCACTAACCAAAATGCAAAAGAGGTTGCAAGCCAAGATCATGGTTGCCAAAGACAATAGAATGAAGGCAACAACAGAAGTTCTTAGAAGCATGAAAATACTAAAACTTCAAGCATGGGATATGAAGTACCTTCATAAGCTAAAAACTTTACGCGGTGAGGAGTACAATTGGCTATGGAGATCTGTGAGGTTGTCGGCTCTAACAACATTCATATTTTGGGGGTCACCTGCATTCATTTCCTCCATAACATTTGGCTCATGGATACTGCTGGGGGTTCCTCTGACAGCTGGAACTGTTTTGTCAGCTCTTGCGACATTCCGCATGCTACAAGATCTAATTTTCACACTTCCTGACTTACTTTCAGTGTTTGCTCAGGGAAAAGTTTCAGCTGATAGAGTGGCAAAATACCTTGAGGAAGAAGAATTGAAATGTGATGCAGTTACACAAGTACCAAGAAATGACACAGACTTTGATGTGAAGATTGATCATGGAATATTCAGTTGGGAACTTGAGACAACTTCTCCAACTCTGACAGATGTAGAGTTAAAGGTAAAGAGAGGGATGAAAGTGGCTATCTGTGGAATGGTCGGTTCTGGAAAATCCAGTCTATTATCATGCATACTTGGGGAGATGCCAAAACTAGATGGGACTGTCAGGGTCAGTGGCCGTAAAGCATATGTTCCTCAAACTGCCTGGATCTTGTCTGGGAACATTAGGGAAAACATTCTATTTGGAAACACACATGACGAGGAAAAgtacaaaaaaatcatacaatcatgtgcattgacaaaaGATCTTGAGTTGTTTGCAAATGGTGATTTGACTGAGATCGGTGAAAGGGGAATCAACATGAGTGGTGGACAGAAACAGCGAATTCAGATTGCAAGGTCGGTGTATGAGGATGCAGATATTTACCTCTTTGATGATCCTTTCAGTGCAGTAGATGCCCATACTGGAAGCCAGCTTTTCAAG GATTGTGTAATGGGAATTCTTAAAGATAAAACAGTGTTGTATGTGACCCACCAAGTCGAATTCCTTCCTGCCGCAGACCTTATACTG GTGatgcaagatggtaaaatcgtgcAGAAAGGGAAATTCAATGAACTTCTTCAACAAAACATAGGGTTTGAAGCTATAGCAGGTGCGCATAGCCAGGCTCTTGAATCTGTTATAAATGTTGAGTGTTCCAGCAGAATACCGCCAGACAACAAAAAATCAGCAGACAGTGAGGATGAGTTCGATACGGAAAATGAAATAGATGACCAACTTCAGGGCATAACAAAACAAGAGTCTACACATGATGTCTCACAAGACATCAGTGACAAGGGGAGGTTAACACaagaagaagaacgggaaaagggAGGCATTGGCAAGAAGGTTTATTGGACCTACCTGAGGGCAGTTCATGGTGGAGccttagtgccagtaacaatagCTGCACAATCGTTCTTTCAAATATTTCAGGTAGCCAGCAACTATTGGATGGCATGGGCATCACCTCCTACAACTGCAACCACTCCAACCGTTGGATTAGGCCTCCTCTTCTCTGTATACATAGCACTATCTATGGGAAGTGCCCTGTGTGTTTTGTCTCGGTCCTTGCTTGTGTCACTAATTGGTCTACTAACATCAGAAAAGTTCTTCAAGGACATGCTCCACTGCATCCTGCATGCCCCAATGTCCTTCTTTGATTCCACACCTACTGGTAGAATTTTAAACAGG GCCTCTAATGACCAAAGTGTTCTAGATTTGGAAATAGCAAACAAGCTAGGCTGGTGTGTGTTTTCAATCATACAAATTCTGGGGACCATTGGTGTTATGTCACAAGTTGCATGGCCAGTTTTTGCTATCTTTGTTCCGGTGACGGTGGTCTGTTTCCTATGTCAA CGCTACTAC ATACCGACAGCGAGAGAGTTGGCTCGTTTATCACAAATTCAAAGGGCTCCAATCCTACATCATTTTGCAGAATCACTAGCAGGAGCATCAAGTATTAGAGCATATGCACAAAAAGATCGTTTTAGAAAAGCAAACATTGGTCTTATTGACAACCATTCCAGACCATGGTTCCATAACATTTCTTCAATGGAGTGGCTTTCTTTCAGGCTAAACATTCTATCCAACTTTGTCTTTGCCTTTTCTTTGACTCTGCTAGTGAGCCTCCCTGAAGGTTTTATAAATCCAA GTATTGCTGGACTTGCGGTTACTTATGCGTTGAACCTCAACTCACAGCTGGCATCCATAATTTGGAACATTTGCAACACAGAAAACAAAATGATATCAGTAGAAAGAATAATGCAGTACTCGAGGATCCCTACCGAGGCTCCTATCATAGTTAACCACTACCGCCCACCAAACAGCTGGCCAGATGCCGGAACTATCCATATAAGTTCCTTGGAG GTTCGATATGTGGAGCATCTCCCATCAATTTTGAGAAACATATCATGCACAATTCCAGGAAGGAAAAAAGTGGGGATTGTAGGACGTACTGGTAGCGGAAAGTCAACTTTTATCCAAGCACTTTTTAGGATCGTTGAACCCAGAGGAGGAACAATCGAAATCGACAATGTTGACATCTTGAAAATAGGGCTGCATGATTTAAGGGGAAGACTAAGCATCATTCCACAGGATCCAACGATGTTTGAGGGAACAGTTAGAGGGAATCTGGACCCCCTGAATGAGTACCCTGATCATCGCGTGTGGGAG ATCTTGGATAAATGCCAGCTTGGTGATATAGTTCGGCGAAACCCAAAGAAACTGGACTCTATAG TTGTAGAGAATGGGGAAAACTGGAGTGTTGGACAGAGGCAATTATTTTGCCTCGGAAGGGTTCTTCTAAAGCGAAGCAATGTTCTTGTTCTTGATGAGGCAACTGCTTCAGTTGACTCCTCCACTGATGCCATTATCCAAAAAACAATCCGCGAGGAATTCAGGAAATGCACAGTATTGACAATAGCTCACAGAATCCACACCGTAATTGACAGTGATCTCATTCTTGTTTTCAGTGAAG